From a single Asticcacaulis sp. MM231 genomic region:
- a CDS encoding septum formation initiator family protein encodes MPTAIITLVLTYVCVQYLTGDKGFFSQESRDRDLVVKEQQLAQLKTERADLEARAKYLRTDNLSKDLLEERARVLLGLSEPKAYVIRGPIVQNANS; translated from the coding sequence TTGCCCACCGCTATTATCACACTCGTGCTCACCTATGTATGCGTTCAGTATCTGACCGGCGACAAAGGGTTCTTTTCTCAGGAATCGCGTGATCGTGACCTGGTTGTCAAGGAGCAGCAGCTCGCACAACTCAAAACCGAACGTGCTGATCTGGAAGCGCGCGCCAAATACTTGCGTACCGACAACCTCTCCAAGGATTTACTTGAAGAGCGTGCGCGCGTGCTTTTGGGCCTTTCCGAGCCCAAGGCCTACGTTATTCGTGGACCTATCGTCCAGAACGCTAACTCCTGA
- a CDS encoding DUF5009 domain-containing protein, whose protein sequence is MSSQTHRWESLDLLRGLSIMGMLLNLVPGAWDKQYSWLVHAKWEGWQPIDMVAPAFLFCIGAALPFSLQSRFAKGETKGAIARHIAWRALALIALGLFLNAYPTFDFAHMRIPGVLQRIGIAFAVVGLFVLVTTRRGAQGAEFSPKAVAGAVAFVMLSYWALLQFVPVPGFGAPRFDPVGSWPSYIDRSVFGVPHMFVWWPVDGKVVFDPDGLLSTWPVCATMLLGVLTGLIYKSGLRRPILTAGVAGSLMMLLAYGLSGVCPIIKNIWTPTFILLSGGYALVVLAVLMAAVERLDIGRFLLPVKVFGANPLLAYLICFLCAPLVNLNWIPSAEFGRIALPFASQLAAKGVIDLYLASLLFSCAYLAVVFVILWICYRKRWFLRL, encoded by the coding sequence ATGTCATCACAAACCCACCGCTGGGAATCACTCGATCTCCTGCGCGGCCTCAGCATCATGGGCATGTTGCTCAACCTGGTGCCCGGCGCGTGGGATAAGCAGTATAGCTGGCTGGTTCATGCCAAGTGGGAAGGCTGGCAACCGATCGATATGGTGGCGCCGGCCTTTCTGTTTTGTATCGGCGCCGCCCTGCCCTTTTCGCTGCAGAGCCGGTTTGCCAAGGGCGAAACCAAGGGTGCCATAGCGCGGCATATCGCCTGGCGCGCGCTGGCCCTGATCGCGCTGGGTCTGTTTCTGAATGCCTACCCCACCTTCGATTTCGCACATATGCGCATACCCGGCGTGTTGCAAAGGATCGGCATCGCGTTTGCCGTTGTCGGCCTGTTCGTGCTGGTGACGACGCGGCGTGGCGCTCAGGGCGCAGAGTTTTCGCCCAAGGCCGTGGCCGGCGCTGTTGCGTTCGTGATGTTGTCTTACTGGGCGCTGCTCCAGTTCGTTCCGGTGCCGGGTTTCGGCGCACCGCGTTTCGACCCTGTTGGTAGCTGGCCTTCCTATATAGACCGCAGCGTCTTTGGCGTGCCGCATATGTTTGTGTGGTGGCCGGTCGATGGCAAGGTGGTCTTCGATCCGGATGGCCTGCTGAGCACCTGGCCGGTTTGCGCCACCATGCTGCTGGGCGTACTGACGGGACTCATCTACAAAAGCGGTTTACGACGCCCGATTTTAACGGCGGGTGTGGCCGGCAGCCTTATGATGCTCCTGGCCTACGGCTTGAGTGGCGTGTGTCCGATCATCAAGAATATCTGGACGCCGACCTTTATCCTGCTCAGCGGCGGCTATGCGCTGGTGGTTTTGGCGGTGCTGATGGCAGCCGTTGAGCGTCTGGATATCGGACGTTTCCTGTTACCGGTAAAGGTCTTCGGCGCCAATCCGCTTCTGGCCTATCTGATATGCTTCCTGTGCGCGCCGCTGGTGAACCTGAACTGGATACCGTCGGCCGAGTTTGGCCGCATCGCCTTGCCGTTCGCCAGTCAGTTGGCCGCCAAAGGCGTCATCGACCTCTATCTGGCCTCACTGCTGTTCAGTTGCGCCTATCTGGCGGTTGTATTCGTCATCCTCTGGATCTGCTATCGCAAGCGGTGGTTCCTGCGCCTGTAG
- the pdhA gene encoding pyruvate dehydrogenase (acetyl-transferring) E1 component subunit alpha, which translates to MARAAQKDSKTDSGKKLSNVSRDDLLKYYRQMVLIRRFEERAGQLYGMGLIGGFCHLYIGQEAVAVGMEAASKDGDQVITGYRDHGHMLAAGMDPNAVMAELTGRSGGSSKGKGGSMHMFDIETGFFGGHGIVGAQVSLGTGLAFADFYKQNGNVSFTYFGDGAANQGQVYESFNMAQLWKLPVVYVIENNEYAMGTALARASATVNLSQRGSSFGIPGETVDGMDVFAVKEAAERAAEHARSGKGPYILEMKTYRYRGHSMSDPAKYRSKEEVDEVKTTRDPIDHVKTMLQQAGVSEDDIKTIDNEIKAIVLEAVEFAQTSPEPDPSELYTDVYLEA; encoded by the coding sequence ATGGCGCGTGCCGCCCAGAAAGACAGCAAGACCGATAGTGGCAAAAAGCTGAGCAATGTCTCCAGGGACGACCTGCTGAAATATTATCGCCAAATGGTGCTGATCCGCCGCTTTGAAGAGCGTGCCGGCCAGCTCTACGGCATGGGCCTGATCGGTGGTTTCTGCCACCTCTATATCGGCCAGGAAGCTGTCGCTGTTGGCATGGAAGCCGCCTCGAAGGACGGCGATCAGGTGATCACCGGCTATCGTGACCACGGCCACATGCTGGCCGCCGGCATGGACCCCAACGCCGTCATGGCCGAACTGACCGGACGTTCCGGCGGTTCGTCGAAAGGCAAGGGCGGTTCGATGCACATGTTCGACATCGAGACCGGCTTCTTCGGCGGTCACGGCATCGTCGGTGCGCAGGTATCCCTCGGCACCGGTCTGGCCTTCGCCGACTTCTACAAGCAAAACGGCAATGTCTCCTTCACCTACTTCGGTGACGGCGCCGCCAACCAGGGCCAGGTTTACGAGAGCTTCAACATGGCCCAGCTCTGGAAGCTGCCGGTCGTATATGTGATCGAAAACAACGAATACGCCATGGGCACCGCGCTGGCCCGCGCTTCGGCTACGGTCAATCTGTCGCAACGCGGCTCGTCCTTCGGCATTCCCGGTGAAACGGTCGATGGTATGGACGTGTTCGCCGTCAAGGAAGCCGCCGAACGCGCCGCCGAGCACGCCCGTTCCGGCAAGGGCCCCTACATCTTAGAGATGAAGACCTACCGTTATCGCGGTCACTCGATGTCCGATCCGGCCAAGTACCGTTCCAAGGAAGAGGTCGACGAGGTCAAGACGACGCGCGACCCGATTGATCACGTCAAGACCATGCTGCAACAAGCCGGCGTGAGCGAAGACGATATCAAAACCATCGACAACGAGATCAAGGCCATCGTGCTGGAGGCGGTTGAATTCGCCCAGACCAGCCCTGAGCCCGATCCGTCCGAACTGTACACCGACGTCTATCTGGAAGCCTGA
- a CDS encoding RidA family protein: protein MTRQLITSGSPFEGEIGFSRAVRSGNRIEVSGTAPVVGGQTAGVGDCYAQTKAALGIIVKAVEDAGGKASDIIRTRIFLTDMSLWKDAARAHGEIFGEIRPASSFIGTSALINPEWLVEIEASAQIEG, encoded by the coding sequence ATGACACGCCAATTGATCACGTCCGGTTCGCCTTTCGAGGGTGAGATCGGTTTCTCCCGCGCCGTTCGTTCTGGCAACCGCATCGAGGTGTCGGGCACAGCGCCGGTCGTAGGCGGCCAGACCGCCGGCGTGGGTGATTGCTACGCCCAAACCAAGGCCGCACTCGGCATCATCGTCAAGGCGGTGGAAGACGCTGGCGGTAAGGCCTCCGACATCATCCGCACCCGCATCTTTCTGACCGATATGTCGCTGTGGAAGGACGCCGCCAGGGCGCACGGCGAAATCTTCGGCGAGATCCGTCCGGCCTCCAGCTTTATCGGCACCAGCGCCCTGATCAATCCGGAATGGCTGGTCGAAATCGAAGCCTCGGCCCAGATCGAAGGCTAG
- the rpmF gene encoding 50S ribosomal protein L32 produces the protein MAVPKRKVSPSRRNMRRSHDALGPNAYTEDKDTGELRRPHHVDLKTGMYKGRQVITPKKD, from the coding sequence ATGGCCGTTCCTAAGCGTAAAGTTTCGCCCTCACGCCGCAATATGCGTCGTTCGCATGATGCGCTGGGCCCCAATGCCTACACCGAAGACAAGGACACCGGCGAACTGCGCCGTCCTCACCATGTCGATCTGAAGACCGGCATGTACAAGGGCCGTCAGGTTATTACGCCGAAGAAGGACTAA